From the genome of Halomonas sp. I5-271120, one region includes:
- the dnaN gene encoding DNA polymerase III subunit beta, with protein MKFSISREALLRPLALVAGVVERRQTLPVLSNVLIQVQDTQVALTGTDLEVELIGRTAPTQVDEPGSATVPARKLMDICKSLPEQSEIQFVLEDGRAVLRSGRSRFTLSTLPVAEFPNIEDGQGSVELSLPRGTLKHLIDSTSFAMAQQDVRYYLNGMLLELRSNLVRTVSTDGHRLAVCSRPADIEVEPAQKLIVPRKGVLELSRLLDDSDEPVSLTLGSTHVRAHTGEFTFTSKLVDGKFPDYERVVPRNGDKVFIADRAELRQVLSRTSILSNEKYRGVRLHLEEGNLRVMANNPEQEEAEENVAIEYSGPALEIGFNVGYLIDVLGVLDEDRVQMTLADPNSSALMEEPGGGDAMYVVMPMRL; from the coding sequence ATGAAATTTTCCATCTCCCGCGAAGCCCTGCTGCGCCCCCTGGCGCTGGTCGCCGGCGTGGTCGAGCGTCGCCAGACCCTGCCGGTACTCTCCAATGTGCTGATTCAGGTCCAGGACACCCAGGTGGCCCTGACCGGCACCGACCTCGAGGTCGAACTGATCGGCCGTACGGCCCCGACTCAGGTCGATGAGCCCGGCTCGGCCACGGTGCCGGCGCGCAAGCTGATGGATATCTGCAAGTCGCTGCCCGAGCAGTCGGAAATTCAGTTCGTGCTGGAAGACGGGCGTGCCGTGCTGCGCAGCGGTCGCTCGCGTTTCACCCTGTCGACCTTGCCGGTGGCGGAATTCCCCAATATCGAGGACGGCCAGGGCAGCGTCGAGCTGAGCCTGCCGCGGGGCACCCTCAAGCACCTGATCGATTCGACCTCCTTCGCCATGGCCCAGCAGGACGTTCGCTACTACTTGAACGGCATGCTCCTCGAGCTGCGCTCCAACCTGGTGCGCACCGTCTCCACCGACGGTCACCGTCTGGCGGTCTGCTCGCGTCCGGCCGATATCGAAGTCGAACCGGCCCAGAAGCTGATCGTGCCCCGCAAGGGGGTGCTTGAGCTTTCACGCCTGCTCGATGACAGCGATGAGCCGGTCAGCCTGACGCTCGGCTCCACTCATGTGCGTGCCCACACCGGTGAATTCACCTTCACCTCGAAGCTGGTCGATGGCAAGTTCCCGGACTACGAGCGGGTGGTGCCACGCAATGGCGACAAGGTGTTCATCGCGGACCGTGCCGAACTGCGTCAGGTGCTGTCACGTACCTCGATTCTCTCCAACGAGAAGTATCGCGGCGTTCGGTTGCACCTCGAAGAGGGCAACCTGCGGGTCATGGCCAATAACCCCGAGCAAGAAGAAGCCGAGGAGAACGTGGCCATCGAGTACTCCGGGCCAGCCCTGGAAATCGGCTTCAATGTTGGCTATCTCATTGATGTACTTGGAGTTCTTGACGAGGATCGTGTACAGATGACGCTGGCTGACCCCAACAGCAGTGCTCTCATGGAGGAGCCGGGTGGCGGCGATGCCATGTACGTCGTCATGCCGATGCGTCTCTGA